A stretch of DNA from Coccidioides posadasii str. Silveira chromosome 1, complete sequence:
TGTGCAGGATTATGTCCTAGGGTACCAGACTGGAAATCTGGCTGGTACGGAGAGGTGTACGGAGAGGGGGCCACTGCACTGATTGGCGTTGGCATCTCTCCAGCCAGATTTGGCGAAGTGGCGATGCTGGGCGTCGGGTGATTGGAACCACGGGCGCTGGCCTTCCCTGTGTTCTTGGATCGAACGTAGACCCAGCCGTGAGCTTtttccatatgctgtttaCAGTTGCTTTCACGTTTCGACTGGTAGGTACACGGCTTGAAGAGGCAACTGTACAGGGGTGGACTCTTGGAATGTTTGTCATTGACATGGCGGTCCCGTTCTTTCTCGGTTGGCCATCCAACCTTAGAATACTTGCAAGTTGGCTCGGTGCACTTCCACGGCCGGGTGTGTGTTTTCTCGTGTTTCCTATTGGAGATTAATATCATTCTCCCGTGGAATGAATGGAGTGCAGTAAATACTCACGTCAAGTCACATGGCCTCCTGAACACTTTTTCACAGTGGTCGCatttcttgttgatattcaGTGGAGGTTCATTCTTCTTACGGCGCGCCATGGATCGCATAACTCCGTCGTCTCCTAATTCAATGCTAAGTGACCGCTTCATGGCAGGCATGATGGGCTTTGATTCTACGTATGGCTCTCCCGTTTTCAGGGAGATGGCCACACCATTTTTCCGTCTTACGAGTTCGGCGGGGCGACCGGTGCTGCTGAGTCCACCTTCAAGATGGAGTTCTTCACCACTATGAATATGTAAGTACATCCACTCTTCTAGAAGATCTAGAGCCACATACGATGAATAGTCTAGGTTGTTTTCATTTTTGCCTTGGGATTGCCGAGTGGAATGCAGCATGACGGCGTGTTGTCTCACTTGCTCCACAAGGTCAAGGAAATAACCATTCGTGTATGGGCGATCGGCAGGTCTGCGTTGGTCGCGATCGTTAAGAAATCCAACCGTAGTATGAAGGCACTGGATCGTAAAGTCGCAGAAGCTGATGTATGAGGTTCTTGTAGGTGCAAAGTCCTGTGGGTGACAAATGAGTAAGGAGCTGGACGGGCAAGTCATTTCTTGGTTTTGACTTACTGGAGCCAGGAACAATAGTGTTTTTTCGAGATCACGAAGACAAGTGATATCGTTAAGCTTGATGCGTTGAGGGACACCTCTGACAAGAGGATGGAAATGTTCTAAATGTTTTTCGCGAAGGATTGGAATAAGGATACGGCGCTCGATCTGCTTTACAGCGATGGGGCTGAGTACAGGCTTCGAGGCGTCCATGGAAGAGCTTTTATACGATATCGATCTTGTAATTGCACTTCGGCTAGGACTTTTTCTGGGTTGTCCTAGATGATGGAAATTTAGCCGATgcctccaaaaaaaaaaaaaataaaaataaaataaaaaggggAGAGGTTAAGGCTATATTACCTGAACCAGCGGCGGACTTGTGCGGCAGGGCTTCACCGATTGATGAGCCGATACCACTATCAGATGTTCGACGGTGTTTTATGTCTACGGGAGGTAGACGGCGGCTTCGATTAGGCCTTGCGTGGTTGGTAACTGTGTCGACATCCATGGCGTCAGTATTAGCGATGTGGGCGGCAAGGATTCCACGAGGAACGGGAGAATCGTCGCCAGGAAACGAAGGTCTGCTGCGAGGTTCACCGTCACGGCCAGCGAGGTCTCGTTCAACCCGGCCGAGGATGTTCGCTACACGTCTCTCGCCGGCGGCGATAACTTCCTCCAGTGCCCGTGAGCAGGTGGGAGCTCGGCGAGGCAAAGAGGGTATGTAGAGGATCGGGTCACATTCCTCGGTGGGAGGCgttgttggagaatggaaGGTAGCCCCTTTCCTCAACTTCATGTTATGAGGTCGAACAGCACGGTTTGAAGAGCCGTTACCATGGTCCGAAGAAGTCAAGAGAGGAGGGAGGGGCGCGGCCTTATTAAAGGGACGGCGACGCGGGTGGGACTGGGATTCGGACATACTGTGTGACCAGGTCCAAGTCACGGTTCTGAGAATTCCACAGCCAATGAGCAAAAGGAACTTTGCGGGATCCGTTTATGACTCACGAGTCTGAGTGGAAGCTTATCCAGAATCAGAGTCCGACAAGTCGACCTGTTCACCAGAGCAGGTTAGCATGTATGTGCAGCCAAATCCGACCAAGGAACGGACAGAGGCGATCTGGCGGGTTGCGGTCATTCAAACTCTAGAATTGGCTGTACTTACTCTTTGAGGAGGTGATCCAAAGAAAGGGATCCAATCTTCTCGGCCTCGTTGCGTGCAAACCCAAAAAGGTGCGGTTCTCAAGCGGAGTTCCAAAAGAGGTGAGCGAGACAGACGATGGGACAGACTGCTCGCAACCACGGCCCAGAGCCCGGTTCTCGATTGAAACTATGAGAAAGAGCCCGAGGACGAGGGTGTCCAAGTGATCATCGAACGAGAAGAGAGCAGAGCGAACGACGGTGCTCAATGCCTAATTGACGCTGTTATAAGAATATGGAGCTGTGCCGCGGTGCGGTGCCAGCAGGGCAAGATTCAATGGATGCTGCCGTGGGCTGCAGGCAGAGTGTCAGGGAAGGCCGGCGATGAAGAGCAAGCGCTGACAAAAAGAAGGAGGATGGAACAGGACAGTTGGTGTTAAAAACAATGGAAGTCGAGGGAACGAAGGGGAAGGACGGCGGGCGTGACGCGCCAAGTCGTGCTTTATGGTGTCTGCCTAATTGACGGAGCAGCGAAGGCTTCTGATTGGATGCTCTTTAAGACCGCACTAAACCCAATCTGGCCGCGTCGGTTTTCCCTACGCCAATTCTCCGGCTGCTTTGTCAGCGGCGACGGCCATTCCCGCCCGTATCCATACAGAGCCTCAATACACACGCATGAGGTCGGGCTGTCCAGCTCTCAACGCTTTTCTCCGGGGAAAAGGGCACTGATTTTGTCTTTCGCTATACTTTTACCCTTTTCCTCGCGGCTCACAAGATCCCTATTTTCCGATTTGGTTATGGAGCACGTCGAGCGTTGTTGAGAGATCGTTACCGTTTGAACTCGTTTGGTAATGTTGTTGTCTCAACTCAAATTTCAAGCTAACGGCCCCATGTCGAATGCACCGCCATGACCTCACCAAACCAACaactgcatcatcatcacccaTCCATCGCTGAGCACCCGTCCCACTCAAACCCAGAGCTGTCCTCTTGTCCAACGGGTATGGTAAAGTTTTCGCACCCTTGCTCCATCTGCAGTATTCGATTTGACAATTCACACAAAAATTTCCCCTTGCGAACAAAGGAGTTGCATTGGGTTGGGCATGCCCTGAGCCAGGAGGTGGCTGATTCGGCTGGATACGATCCCAGCGGAGCCCTTTTTGCGGCTCAACAGCAAAACCGCGCTAAGCCCCACCTCGCAAAGCGCACCCCAAAAGGAACGCCCCACTAAACTAGACTCGGTAAGCGTCGAGCTGGGCTCGGCCGATGAGCCACACAATCCATGACAGAGAGCAGCCACATcagtctctctctctctctcgcttgCAGGCTGAGAGACTTGAGGCCAACTGTCATGAAACATCGTTTCCTTCACCACTGGAGAGACACGATCCATGGGAAGTGAGTTATCCTCCTTAcgcacggagtactccgtacatttcTCAGCAATAACTCGCCAGTGTTTGGTGCCAGAAGTGGTAAAGCCAGCCAATCCTGATAGGAGGCTCGCTTGGTTCAATGACAGAATCGATCCCCATCATAATACGGCCATACTTGGCAGTGGGTGCGCTACACTTTGTCTTAGGAGAGTTACCTCATTACACACGGCCACCCCCTCATACAATTTAACTTCAAAGActcagtactccgtaaagtcccaaacaaaaataaaaataaaaataaactCCCAAATGAGCTGCTTATCCATACATCTGCATTCCAAGTTGCGCACTTCACTATATTGGTCAAAGTGCTCTGTAGATTTGGGGCTTTAAGCGGTAAACTTTTCGAGGTTGAGCGTGCGTCAAGCATGTCGAGCAGCTATAGCTCGATGATTTCCTATCCAAATGGAGTGGGTGCTTGACtcactaactaataattaCCCTTGTGCGTATTAAATTGAAGTTGGTGGCTTTGGGGAAATGTCCTTCGGGGCTTGTATCGGGGTGGTGGATGGCTTTGGTCGATATGCTTGTCCTTGTCGTGGTGGAAGGTCTGGTAACTAACGCCTGTAGCGGCCCTTACCAATGGGCAAATCGTTGCTTGCCTGCACCACACCTTCACTGATGCTAATAATATGACATCTTGGTGGCAAAAAGACCAGAGCCCACCTTTGGAAACTCCGGGTTTGAAATCGACACCCGCGCGGAACCCTAGTCGAATATCCACGGCTTTTCCGTTTCATTGCGAGTTTAAAAAATGAACCCAATCATTGGTCTCCGCGGGACGTCCAGTGAGGAAGTGCGGCATCCCTATCTGgactccgtgctccgtacgTATCCCGGTTCATAACTGACTCTCCTTTGGGAACCCCCGGCATTTACGCAGTGACGTAACGAAACCAGCTCTTCGCTCACGATGCAAGGTTCCTACGGAAAACTTGAGGGCGGCTGCCGGACTCGCCCCTAACGATGATGCCTTCCGATACCCTTTTTGGAGCGCCGACCACTACGGTCGATTGCTCACCAGGGCGAAAGATCGACatttacctttttttctttcaatCTGACATTAGTGCCTCTTAAAGGCCCCATTGAGGACATtgtgtgtacggagtactcacAAGGGATATCGTGCTCGCACCCATTATCAAAGATAAAAATCTTGGTGCGGTAACGACTTCATTCCCCGTGGGGGAACGAGGAACACGCCCTGAAATCTTCTGACTGACTGACCCCAACGTCACTCTTCGTATGCTTTTGGGCTTTGATTCTTTTTTCCAAGACGTCACCAAACATAGCTCACAGAAAGGTCGTTCGAGCAGACGAGGTGAG
This window harbors:
- the ACE1 gene encoding copper-binding transcription factor (EggNog:ENOG410PIHM~COG:K~BUSCO:2129at33183) gives rise to the protein MSESQSHPRRRPFNKAAPLPPLLTSSDHGNGSSNRAVRPHNMKLRKGATFHSPTTPPTEECDPILYIPSLPRRAPTCSRALEEVIAAGERRVANILGRVERDLAGRDGEPRSRPSFPGDDSPVPRGILAAHIANTDAMDVDTVTNHARPNRSRRLPPVDIKHRRTSDSGIGSSIGEALPHKSAAGSGQPRKSPSRSAITRSISYKSSSMDASKPVLSPIAVKQIERRILIPILREKHLEHFHPLVRGVPQRIKLNDITCLRDLEKTLLFLAPDFAPTRTSYISFCDFTIQCLHTTVGFLNDRDQRRPADRPYTNGYFLDLVEQVRQHAVMLHSTRQSQGKNENNLDYSSGEELHLEGGLSSTGRPAELVRRKNGVAISLKTGEPYVESKPIMPAMKRSLSIELGDDGVMRSMARRKKNEPPLNINKKCDHCEKVFRRPCDLTKHEKTHTRPWKCTEPTCKYSKVGWPTEKERDRHVNDKHSKSPPLYSCLFKPCTYQSKRESNCKQHMEKAHGWVYVRSKNTGKASARGSNHPTPSIATSPNLAGEMPTPISAVAPSPYTSPYQPDFQSGTLGHNPAHEYNNTFNEDFPLFPGTPNNGLGENASPFTTPFDFSSFHAGLRASDPHEYVPNLDINMPSVTSGATPINEGFGSAMLDQSPMDLSDSQLDLNIDWHDLENEYTAMNLQLPTPESVEASTLGLYSRTPSVSIPSPDAQTGVPSFSPSGQGNIMLYSPDSRFVDEGFADVYEPLKKPARDFTLFDPPLGGVANQLGMPLDSSENAFFTWYNES